A portion of the Panulirus ornatus isolate Po-2019 chromosome 43, ASM3632096v1, whole genome shotgun sequence genome contains these proteins:
- the LOC139762584 gene encoding uncharacterized protein produces MLQVLLALVGMAASAVPLYNLPPPLPPGPGGISHRGCRNGEILHVDGRCVRPSISKNVFVFTAPEVPKPIGPPPPIPLPKVEYNLMFVRIPEQKDTFDPIVVPPPQRKSIVYVLNKQTEQSQQVIQVPPAPPSNPEVYFVNYGEGENPTLPGGIDFQTALNSAVHANGQVIGDSGEHLGVGSGPIVSLDGGNGFGGIVGGGGGLDGHRGGGGGGGGGGGGVFSGSIGGLGSGEVSYGGHRGSSGGGGGVQDFHSSIGTGVSGFGGNFGGAGDIIDSSSFGGYVGADVGGGTGGGGGGSIAGASSFAGDVRGVVGHGSIGDGGFVSTAGAVDAPTSSYSQIS; encoded by the coding sequence ATGTTGCAGGTTCTGCTTGCGCTTGTTGGGATGGCAGCGTCCGCAGTTCCTCTATACAACCTGCCTCCCCCGCTTCCTCCTGGGCCGGGGGGGATTTCTCACCGTGGCTGCAGGAACGGTGAGATCCTGCACGTGGACGGGAGATGCGTTCGTCCCAGCATCTCAAAGAACGTGTTCGTATTCACAGCTCCTGAAGTGCCCAAACCCATCGGGCCACCGCCGCCCATCCCTCTGCCCAAGGTGGAGTACAATCTTATGTTTGTCCGCATCCCTGAACAGAAGGACACCTTTGATCCCATCGTCGTACCGCCGCCCCAGCGGAAGAGCATCGTCTACGTCCTGAACAAGCAGACAGAACAAAGCCAACAGGTCATCCAGGTTCCTCCAGCGCCGCCTAGCAACCCCGAGGTGTACTTCGTCAACTATGGCGAGGGCGAGAACCCGACCCTTCCAGGCGGTATAGACTTTCAGACCGCCCTCAACTCCGCAGTCCATGCCAATGGCCAAGTCATTGGAGACAGCGGGGAACACCTGGGCGTTGGTAGCGGTCCCATCGTCAGTCTTGACGGAGGCAACGGATTTGGCGGGATcgttggaggcggaggaggcttaGACGGCCATCGTGGTGGaggcggcggaggcggaggaggcggcggaggcgTATTCAGCGGCAGCATTGGTGGACTCGGCAGCGGCGAGGTCTCCTACGGTGGCCACAggggcagcagcggcggcggcggaggcgtgCAAGATTTTCACAGTAGCATTGGCACTGGCGTGAGCGGGTTCGGCGGTAATTTCGGAGGCGCTGGCGACATCATCGACAGCAGTAGCTTCGGCGGTTACGTTGGAGCGGACGTTGGAGGTGGCaccggaggtggtggtggtggtagcattgCTGGGGCCAGCAGCTTCGCCGGCGACGTCAGGGGAGTTGTCGGACACGGCAGCATTGGTGATGGAGGGTTCGTCAGCACCGCAGGAGCCGTGGACGCCCCTACCAGCAGCTACAGTCAGATCTCTTAG
- the LOC139762585 gene encoding uncharacterized protein, with protein MKLLIQVLLLVALAAAAPEGYNFQSSGPGPSQGGCRDGEILHVDGTCVVPKVTRNVFIFSSPEQPRPPSGPPPQVPPPRVEHNILFIRAPEEGEGLDPIVVPAPRQKNIVYVLNKETEHDQKVIEVPAAPPSNPEVYFVNYGEGENPTLPGGIDFQTALNSAVHADSQLIGDATGLPGGGSGVSGNLGAGSGFGGNAGIGGVVGGHVASDEVGGFDDHSFGGNSVTNGFNGLGGGYSVSAGVGGAGGAGGGIISDLGSNVAGVGGGFGSVFGDSGSQVITSGGDGSYGGGAGGRGGDFAVNTQGASGFGGNGGGRGYFVTNGANTSGGGGFNGGSAVVPTPGGDYGPPTNNVNAPSRPYPTV; from the coding sequence ATCCAGGTTCTACTGCTCGTTGCCTTAGCGGCTGCCGCCCCTGAAGGCTACAACTTCCAGTCCTCTGGCCCGGGGCCTTCCCAGGGCGGCTGTAGGGATGGCGAGATTCTTCATGTGGATGGCACCTGCGTCGTACCCAAAGTTACGAGGAACGTCTTCATATTCTCCTCTCCTGAGCAACCACGACCACCCTCCGGCCCACCACCACAGGTCCCTCCTCCCAGGGTGGAACACAACATCTTGTTTATCCGCGCCCCTGAAGAAGGCGAGGGCCTAGACCCCATCGTCGTGCCGGCGCCCAGGCAGAAGAACATCGTCTACGTCCTCAACAAGGAAACGGAACATGACCAGAAAGTCATCGAGGTCCCAGCAGCGCCGCCCAGCAACCCCGAGGTGTACTTCGTCAACTATGGTGAGGGCGAGAACCCGACCCTTCCAGGCGGTATAGACTTCCAAACCGCCCTCAACTCCGCAGTCCATGCCGACAGTCAGCTCATCGGAGACGCCACGGGACTTCCAGGCGGCGGGAGCGGTGTATCTGGCAACCTCGGggctggcagtggatttggcggGAACGCTGGCATCGGTGGAGTGGTTGGCGGCCACGTCGCCAGCGACGAAGTCGGGGGCTTCGACGACCATAGTTTTGGCGGCAACTCTGTCACCAACGGATTTAATGGCCTGGGCGGTGGCTACAGTGTCAGCGCCGGCGTAGGAGGCGcaggaggcgcaggaggaggcaTCATCAGCGATCTAGGAAGTAACGTTGCCGGCGTCGGAGGCGGATTTGGCAGTGTCTTCGGAGACTCCGGCAGCCAAGTGATTACAAGCGGTGGAGATGGTAGCTACGGGGGCGGTGCCGGAGGCAGAGGTGGTGATTTTGCGGTCAACACTCAAGGAGCCAGTGGCTTTGGTGGTAACGGTGGAGGACGTGGGTACTTTGTCACCAACGGGGCCAACACTAGCGGCGGTGGGGGCTTCAATGGTGGGTCAGCAGTGGTGCCCACACCAGGAGGAGACTACGGCCCCCCAACCAACAACGTGAACGCTCCCTCACGTCCATACCCGACGGTATAA